A single window of Pseudomonas benzenivorans DNA harbors:
- the pdhA gene encoding pyruvate dehydrogenase (acetyl-transferring) E1 component subunit alpha, which produces MPESLKLPYTRYLEPDGALHGSLPEWADDFDLLIRLYRQMVLTRLFDQKAVALQRTGRIGTYAPTIGQEAIGVAIGALMRPEDVLVPYYRDTAAQVMRGVKMEEILLYWGGDERGSAYVDPAVGQDFPLCVPIATQALHACGVATAMKIRGEHRVAVTTCGDGATSKGDFLEALNVAGAWQLPVVFVVNNNQWAISVPRRIQCGAPTLAQKATGAGFHGEQVDGNDILAVYDRMRSALERARQGKGPVLLECISYRLGDHTTADDASRYRSSEEVKQAWQEEPIKRLQSYLAAQGVWGEQREQELVGECQGLVLRAVEAFEAAGNQAPDTVFDYVYAQWPAVLAEQREQFRERAARREENGHE; this is translated from the coding sequence ATGCCCGAGAGTCTGAAACTGCCCTATACCCGCTACCTCGAGCCCGATGGCGCGCTGCACGGCAGCCTGCCGGAGTGGGCCGACGACTTCGATCTGCTGATCCGCCTGTACCGGCAGATGGTGCTGACCCGCCTATTCGATCAGAAGGCGGTGGCCCTGCAGCGCACCGGCCGCATCGGCACCTATGCGCCGACCATCGGTCAGGAGGCCATTGGCGTGGCCATCGGCGCCCTGATGCGTCCCGAGGACGTGCTGGTGCCCTATTACCGCGACACCGCGGCGCAGGTCATGCGTGGGGTGAAGATGGAGGAGATCCTGCTCTACTGGGGCGGCGACGAGCGCGGCAGCGCCTACGTCGATCCGGCCGTGGGCCAGGACTTCCCGCTGTGCGTGCCGATCGCCACCCAGGCCCTGCATGCCTGCGGCGTGGCCACGGCGATGAAGATCCGCGGTGAGCACCGCGTGGCCGTCACCACCTGCGGCGACGGCGCCACCAGCAAGGGCGATTTCCTCGAGGCGCTGAACGTCGCCGGCGCCTGGCAGTTGCCGGTGGTCTTCGTGGTCAACAACAACCAGTGGGCGATTTCGGTGCCGCGGCGCATCCAGTGCGGCGCCCCGACCCTGGCGCAGAAGGCCACAGGCGCCGGCTTCCACGGCGAGCAGGTCGACGGCAACGACATCCTGGCCGTCTACGACCGCATGCGCAGCGCCCTGGAGCGGGCCCGCCAGGGCAAGGGGCCGGTGTTGCTGGAGTGCATCAGCTACCGCCTCGGCGACCACACCACGGCGGACGATGCCAGCCGCTACCGCAGCTCGGAGGAGGTCAAGCAGGCCTGGCAGGAAGAGCCGATCAAGCGCCTGCAGAGCTATCTGGCGGCCCAGGGCGTGTGGGGCGAGCAGCGTGAGCAGGAGCTGGTCGGCGAGTGCCAGGGCCTGGTGCTGCGGGCCGTCGAGGCCTTCGAGGCGGCCGGCAACCAGGCCCCGGACACGGTCTTCGACTACGTCTACGCGCAGTGGCCGGCGGTCCTGGCCGAACAGCGCGAGCAGTTCCGCGAGCGGGCCGCCCGCCGTGAGGAGAACGGCCATGAGTGA
- the gcvP gene encoding aminomethyl-transferring glycine dehydrogenase, translating to MPELTTQNEFIARHIGPRDADTAAMLATLGFDSVEALIASVIPETIKGTSVLGQTPGLSEADALAKIKAIAAQNQQFKTYIGQGYYGTHTPSPILRNLLENPAWYTAYTPYQPEISQGRLEALLNFQTLISDLTGLPIANASLLDEATAAAEAMTFCKRLSKNKASNAFFASQHCHPQTLDVLRTRAEPLGIEVVVGDEHEISDASAYFGALLQYPASNGDIFDYRELVERFHEAKALVAVAADLLALTLLSAPGEFGADVAIGSAQRFGVPLGFGGPHAAYFATRDAFKRDMPGRLVGLSVDRFGKPALRLAMQTREQHIRREKATSNICTAQVLLANIASMYAVYHGPQGLSAIAQRVHQLTAILAAGLAKLGLPAEQESFFDTLTLATGARTAQLHQQAHAMGINLREIDAERLGLSLDETTDQAAVERLWEVFAEPGQSLPDFAELAAAGAARLPQALLRQSAILQHEVFNRYHSETELMRYLRKLADKDLALDRSMIPLGSCTMKLNAASEMIPVTWPEFGNLHPFAPAEQSQGYQQLTDELEAMLCAATGYDGVSLQPNAGSQGEYAGLLAIRAYHRSRGDEQRDICLIPQSAHGTNPATASMAGMRVVVTACDARGNVDIDDLRAKAQEHQHRLAALMITYPSTHGVFEEGIREICQIVHDNGGQVYIDGANMNAMVGLCAPGQFGGDVSHLNLHKTFCIPHGGGGPGVGPIGVKAHLIPFLPGHDKMARKEGAVSAAPFGSASILPITWMYITMMGGEGLKRASQMAILNANYIARRLEEHYPVLYSGEGGLVAHECILDIRPIKETSGISVDDVAKRLIDFGFHAPTMSFPVAGTLMIEPTESESKEELDRFCDAMIAIREEIRAVERGDLDAEDNPLKNAPHTALELVGEWTHGYSREQAVYPVASLVDGKYWPPVGRVDNVFGDRNLICACPSIEAYQDA from the coding sequence ATGCCTGAACTGACGACCCAGAACGAATTCATCGCCCGGCATATCGGCCCCCGTGACGCCGACACCGCCGCCATGCTCGCCACCCTCGGCTTCGACTCCGTCGAGGCGCTGATCGCCAGCGTCATCCCGGAGACCATCAAGGGCACCAGCGTACTCGGCCAGACCCCGGGCCTGAGCGAAGCCGACGCCCTGGCCAAGATCAAGGCCATCGCCGCTCAGAACCAGCAGTTCAAGACCTACATCGGTCAGGGCTACTACGGCACCCACACGCCGAGCCCGATCCTGCGCAACCTCCTGGAAAACCCGGCCTGGTACACCGCCTACACGCCCTACCAGCCGGAAATCTCCCAGGGCCGCCTGGAAGCGCTGCTGAACTTCCAGACCCTGATCAGCGACCTCACCGGCCTGCCGATCGCCAACGCCTCCCTGCTGGACGAGGCCACCGCCGCCGCCGAGGCCATGACCTTCTGCAAGCGCCTGTCGAAGAACAAGGCCAGCAACGCCTTCTTCGCCTCGCAGCACTGCCACCCGCAGACCCTCGACGTGCTGCGCACCCGTGCCGAGCCCCTGGGCATCGAGGTAGTGGTCGGTGACGAGCACGAGATCAGCGATGCCAGCGCCTACTTCGGCGCCCTGCTGCAGTACCCGGCCAGCAACGGCGACATCTTCGATTACCGCGAACTGGTCGAGCGTTTCCACGAGGCCAAGGCGCTGGTCGCCGTGGCGGCCGACCTGCTGGCCCTGACCCTGCTCAGCGCCCCCGGCGAGTTCGGCGCCGACGTGGCCATCGGCAGCGCCCAGCGCTTCGGTGTACCGCTGGGCTTCGGCGGCCCCCACGCCGCCTACTTCGCCACCCGCGATGCGTTCAAGCGCGACATGCCCGGCCGCCTGGTCGGCCTCTCGGTCGACCGCTTCGGCAAGCCGGCGCTGCGCCTGGCCATGCAGACCCGCGAACAGCACATCCGCCGCGAGAAGGCCACCAGCAACATCTGCACCGCCCAGGTGCTGCTGGCCAACATCGCCAGCATGTACGCCGTGTACCACGGCCCCCAGGGCCTGAGCGCCATCGCCCAGCGCGTGCACCAGCTCACCGCCATCCTCGCCGCGGGCCTGGCCAAGCTGGGCCTGCCCGCCGAGCAGGAGAGCTTCTTCGACACCCTGACCCTGGCCACCGGCGCGCGCACCGCGCAGCTGCACCAGCAGGCCCACGCCATGGGCATCAACCTGCGCGAGATAGACGCCGAGCGCCTCGGCCTGTCGCTGGACGAAACCACCGACCAGGCCGCCGTCGAGCGCCTCTGGGAAGTCTTCGCCGAGCCGGGCCAGAGCCTGCCGGACTTCGCCGAGCTGGCCGCCGCCGGCGCCGCGCGCCTGCCCCAGGCCCTGCTGCGCCAGTCGGCCATCCTCCAGCACGAAGTGTTCAACCGCTACCACAGCGAAACCGAGCTGATGCGCTACCTGCGCAAGCTGGCCGACAAGGACCTGGCGCTGGACCGCAGCATGATCCCGCTGGGCTCCTGCACCATGAAGCTCAACGCCGCCAGCGAAATGATCCCGGTGACCTGGCCCGAGTTCGGCAACCTGCACCCCTTCGCCCCGGCCGAACAGAGCCAGGGCTACCAGCAGCTGACCGACGAGCTGGAGGCCATGCTCTGCGCCGCCACCGGCTACGACGGCGTGTCCCTGCAGCCGAACGCCGGCTCCCAGGGCGAGTACGCCGGCCTGCTGGCCATTCGCGCCTACCACCGCAGCCGCGGTGACGAGCAGCGCGACATCTGCCTGATCCCGCAGTCCGCCCACGGCACCAACCCGGCCACCGCCAGCATGGCCGGCATGCGCGTGGTGGTGACCGCCTGCGACGCCCGCGGCAACGTCGACATCGACGACCTGCGCGCCAAGGCCCAGGAACACCAGCACCGCCTGGCCGCGCTGATGATCACCTATCCCTCGACCCACGGCGTGTTCGAGGAAGGCATCCGCGAGATCTGCCAGATCGTTCATGACAACGGCGGCCAGGTGTACATCGACGGCGCCAACATGAACGCCATGGTCGGCCTCTGCGCCCCGGGCCAGTTCGGCGGCGACGTCTCGCACCTGAACCTGCACAAGACCTTCTGCATCCCCCATGGCGGCGGCGGTCCGGGCGTCGGCCCGATCGGCGTCAAGGCGCACCTGATCCCCTTCCTGCCGGGCCACGACAAGATGGCGCGCAAGGAAGGCGCGGTCAGCGCCGCGCCGTTCGGCAGCGCCAGCATCCTGCCGATCACCTGGATGTACATCACCATGATGGGCGGCGAAGGCCTCAAGCGCGCCTCGCAGATGGCCATCCTCAACGCCAACTACATCGCCCGTCGTCTGGAAGAGCACTACCCGGTGCTGTACAGCGGTGAAGGCGGCCTGGTGGCCCACGAGTGCATCCTCGACATCCGCCCGATCAAGGAAACCAGCGGCATCAGCGTCGACGACGTGGCCAAGCGCCTGATCGACTTCGGCTTCCACGCCCCGACCATGTCCTTCCCGGTGGCCGGCACCCTGATGATCGAGCCGACCGAGAGCGAATCCAAGGAGGAGCTGGACCGCTTCTGCGACGCCATGATCGCCATCCGCGAGGAAATCCGCGCGGTCGAGCGTGGCGACCTGGACGCCGAGGACAACCCGCTGAAGAACGCCCCGCACACCGCCCTGGAACTGGTCGGCGAGTGGACCCACGGCTACAGCCGCGAACAGGCGGTCTACCCGGTCGCCAGCCTGGTGGACGGCAAGTACTGGCCGCCGGTCGGTCGGGTCGACAACGTGTTCGGCGACCGCAACCTGATCTGCGCCTGCCCGTCGATCGAGGCCTACCAGGACGCCTAA
- a CDS encoding NAD(P)/FAD-dependent oxidoreductase, with amino-acid sequence MPAQPPISLWMDQIDTPAPPRAALGGSLEVDVAIVGAGYTGLWTAYYLKRQAPELRIAMLEAEYAGFGASGRNGGWLLGGLLGEERLLAALPDEARRAAFALLHGIPDEVAAVLQREGITCDYRKGGVLHCAARYPEQAERLRTWLEQLHGQGLGEADYRWLTPGELGRQLRIHGALGAVHSPHCATVQPARLVQGLALAVERLGVQLFEQSRVCHWQPGLLRTTQGELRAEWVVPAVEAYAGELPPLTGAPGRCTRLQRFQLPVQSLMVATEPLPLELWQTIGLEQGQAFGEFSRQVTYGQRSADDRLVFGARGGYRFGGRLRRNFALTDEEIGLRRQLLGELFPQLRNVALSHAWGGNLGMARRFQPHMLLDRHGRIALAGGYGGEGVGASNLAGRTLADLLLGRASPLTAQPWVFADSPLTGLKAWEAEPWRWLGYNAIVHSFGHEDRVLADPHSPPWRRALAARLADFMEGLMG; translated from the coding sequence ATGCCGGCCCAGCCACCGATCAGCCTATGGATGGACCAGATCGATACGCCCGCGCCACCCCGCGCGGCGTTGGGCGGCAGCCTGGAAGTCGACGTGGCGATTGTCGGCGCCGGCTACACCGGCCTGTGGACCGCCTACTACCTCAAGCGCCAGGCCCCCGAGTTGCGTATCGCCATGCTCGAAGCCGAGTACGCGGGCTTCGGCGCCTCGGGGCGCAACGGCGGCTGGCTGCTGGGCGGCCTGCTGGGCGAGGAGCGCCTGCTCGCCGCCCTGCCGGACGAGGCGCGGCGTGCCGCCTTCGCCCTGTTGCACGGCATTCCCGACGAGGTGGCGGCGGTGCTGCAGCGCGAAGGCATAACCTGCGACTACCGCAAGGGCGGCGTGCTGCATTGTGCGGCGCGCTACCCCGAACAGGCCGAGCGCCTGCGCACCTGGCTCGAGCAGCTGCACGGCCAGGGCCTCGGCGAGGCAGACTACCGCTGGCTGACGCCGGGCGAGCTGGGCCGACAGTTGCGTATCCACGGCGCCCTCGGCGCGGTCCACAGCCCCCACTGCGCAACGGTCCAGCCGGCCAGGCTGGTACAGGGTCTGGCCCTGGCGGTCGAACGGCTGGGCGTGCAGCTGTTCGAGCAGAGTCGCGTCTGCCACTGGCAACCGGGCCTGCTGCGCACCACCCAGGGCGAGCTGCGCGCCGAGTGGGTCGTGCCGGCGGTCGAAGCCTATGCCGGCGAACTGCCGCCGCTGACCGGCGCGCCGGGGCGCTGCACGCGCCTGCAGCGCTTTCAGCTGCCGGTGCAGAGCCTGATGGTGGCCACCGAGCCCCTGCCCCTCGAGCTGTGGCAGACGATCGGCCTGGAACAGGGGCAGGCCTTCGGCGAGTTCAGCCGCCAGGTCACCTACGGCCAGCGCAGCGCCGACGATCGCCTGGTATTCGGCGCCCGCGGCGGCTACCGCTTCGGCGGCCGGCTGCGCCGTAACTTCGCCCTGACTGACGAGGAAATCGGCCTGCGCCGCCAGCTGCTCGGCGAGCTGTTTCCCCAGCTGCGCAATGTCGCGCTCAGCCATGCCTGGGGCGGCAACCTCGGCATGGCGCGGCGCTTTCAGCCGCACATGCTGCTCGACCGGCACGGTCGCATCGCCCTGGCCGGCGGCTACGGCGGCGAGGGCGTCGGTGCCAGCAACCTGGCCGGGCGCACCCTGGCTGACCTGCTGCTCGGCCGCGCCAGCCCCCTGACCGCGCAGCCCTGGGTGTTCGCCGACAGTCCACTGACCGGCCTCAAGGCCTGGGAAGCGGAACCCTGGCGCTGGCTCGGCTACAACGCCATCGTCCACAGCTTCGGCCATGAGGACCGAGTCCTGGCCGATCCGCACAGCCCGCCCTGGCGTCGCGCCCTGGCCGCCCGGCTGGCGGACTTCATGGAAGGCCTGATGGGCTGA
- a CDS encoding Leu/Phe/Val dehydrogenase, translating into MFAMMEASRLEALHLAQDPATGLKAVIAIHNTRLGPALGGCRYLAYPDEQSAIRDAIRLARSMSYKAALAGLEQGGGKSVIIRPPHVDNRGALFEAFGRMIESLGGRYITAVDSGTSSADMDCIAQHTRHVTSTSRGGDPSPHTAMGVFAGIRATAMARLGSDDLEGLRVAIQGLGHVGYALAEQLHAVGAELLVSDLDAGRVQLAVEELGAKAVASDALLATPCDILAPCGLGGILNADTVKQLRCSAVAGAANTQLADLEVADALQSRGILYAPDYVINSGGLIYVALQHRGESLATITAHLSKIGERLTEIYAHAQAEKRSPARVADSLAERLLFDR; encoded by the coding sequence ATGTTCGCCATGATGGAAGCCTCGCGGCTGGAGGCCCTGCATCTCGCCCAAGACCCGGCGACCGGACTCAAGGCGGTGATCGCCATCCACAACACCCGCCTGGGCCCGGCCCTGGGTGGCTGTCGCTACCTGGCCTACCCCGACGAGCAGAGCGCCATTCGCGACGCCATCCGCCTGGCCCGGAGCATGAGCTACAAGGCCGCCCTGGCGGGGCTGGAGCAGGGCGGCGGCAAATCGGTGATCATTCGGCCGCCCCACGTGGACAACCGCGGCGCACTGTTCGAGGCGTTCGGCCGCATGATCGAGAGCCTGGGCGGGCGCTACATCACCGCCGTGGACAGCGGCACCTCCAGCGCGGACATGGACTGCATCGCCCAGCACACCCGCCATGTCACCAGCACCTCCCGCGGCGGCGACCCTTCGCCGCACACGGCCATGGGCGTGTTCGCCGGGATTCGCGCCACCGCCATGGCCCGCCTGGGCAGCGATGACCTGGAGGGGCTGAGGGTGGCGATCCAGGGCCTCGGCCACGTTGGCTATGCCCTGGCCGAGCAGCTGCACGCGGTCGGCGCCGAGCTGCTGGTCAGCGACCTGGACGCCGGGCGGGTGCAATTGGCGGTCGAGGAGCTGGGCGCCAAGGCGGTCGCCAGCGACGCCCTGCTCGCCACGCCCTGCGACATCCTCGCGCCCTGCGGCCTGGGCGGCATCCTCAACGCCGACACGGTGAAGCAGCTGCGCTGTTCGGCGGTGGCCGGCGCGGCGAATACCCAGCTGGCGGACCTGGAGGTCGCCGACGCCCTGCAGAGCCGCGGCATCCTCTATGCGCCGGATTACGTGATCAACTCCGGCGGGCTGATCTACGTGGCGCTGCAACACCGCGGCGAGAGCCTGGCGACTATTACGGCCCACCTGTCCAAGATCGGCGAACGCCTGACCGAAATCTACGCCCACGCCCAGGCCGAGAAACGCTCGCCGGCGCGGGTGGCCGACAGCCTGGCCGAGCGCCTGCTGTTCGACCGCTGA
- a CDS encoding dihydrolipoamide acetyltransferase family protein, whose product MKYFKLPDLGEGLQEAEIVEWHVKAGDEVKTDQLLVSVETAKAIVDIPAPYDGVVLKTFGGEGDILHVGEPLLAYAGEADSGTVVGRLEGGGETQDDSFFVGAAPSTREHLAPRATPAVRQLARQLGVDLGTLDGSGSDGLITRADVEAATQSARDKFGGEKLRGVRRSMAINMARAHAEVVPVVIVGDADLHRWKQARDPLVRLAQAIAVACQAEPVLNSWFDGKNLSLKQHEQLDLGIAVDSPEGLFVPVLRNVGARSAEDLKEGAACLRADVKARSIPPQEMMGATLTLSNFGTLFGRYANPIVVPPQVAIIGAGGIRDEPVAVGGKVVVHPILPLSLTFDHRAVTGGEAARFLKALVQALEQPDG is encoded by the coding sequence ATGAAGTACTTCAAGCTGCCCGACCTGGGCGAGGGCCTGCAGGAAGCCGAGATCGTCGAGTGGCACGTCAAGGCCGGCGACGAGGTGAAGACCGACCAGCTGCTGGTCTCGGTGGAAACCGCCAAGGCCATCGTCGACATCCCCGCGCCCTACGACGGCGTGGTGCTCAAGACCTTCGGCGGCGAGGGCGACATCCTGCACGTCGGCGAGCCATTGCTGGCCTACGCGGGCGAGGCCGATTCGGGCACGGTGGTCGGCCGCCTGGAGGGCGGCGGCGAGACGCAGGACGACAGCTTCTTCGTCGGCGCCGCGCCCTCGACCCGCGAGCACCTGGCGCCGCGGGCCACGCCGGCGGTGCGTCAGCTGGCGCGACAGTTGGGTGTCGACCTGGGCACGCTGGACGGCAGCGGCAGTGACGGCCTGATCACCCGCGCCGACGTCGAGGCCGCCACCCAGAGCGCCCGCGACAAGTTCGGCGGCGAGAAGCTGCGCGGCGTGCGGCGCAGCATGGCGATCAACATGGCCCGCGCCCACGCCGAGGTGGTGCCGGTGGTCATCGTCGGCGACGCCGACCTGCACCGCTGGAAGCAGGCCCGCGACCCGCTGGTGCGCCTGGCCCAGGCCATCGCCGTGGCGTGCCAGGCCGAGCCGGTGCTCAACAGCTGGTTCGACGGCAAGAACCTGTCGCTCAAGCAGCACGAGCAGCTCGACCTGGGCATCGCCGTGGACAGCCCCGAGGGCCTGTTCGTGCCGGTGTTGCGCAACGTCGGCGCACGCAGCGCCGAGGACCTGAAGGAGGGCGCCGCGTGCCTGCGAGCCGACGTCAAGGCACGCTCGATACCGCCCCAGGAAATGATGGGCGCGACCCTGACCCTGTCCAACTTCGGCACCCTGTTCGGCCGCTACGCCAACCCCATCGTGGTGCCGCCGCAGGTGGCGATCATCGGCGCCGGCGGCATTCGCGACGAGCCGGTGGCGGTGGGCGGCAAGGTGGTGGTGCACCCGATCCTGCCGCTGTCGCTGACCTTCGACCACCGCGCGGTCACCGGCGGCGAGGCGGCGCGCTTTCTCAAGGCGCTGGTGCAGGCCCTCGAGCAGCCGGACGGCTGA
- a CDS encoding alpha-ketoacid dehydrogenase subunit beta produces MSERKLSLLEAVNLALHRAMGEDENVVVLGEDIGVNGGVFRATLGLREAFGFKRVIDTPLAETMIAGLAVGMAAQGLKPVMEIQFMGFIYPALDQLVSHASRLRNRTRGRLTCPMVLRTPMGAGIRAPEHHSESTEAMFAQVPGLRVVMPSSPARAYGLLLAAIDDPDPVIFLEPTRLYRMNPQVLVDDGKRLPLDTCFTLREGSDLTLVSWGASVHETLQAAARLAEQGIAAEVIDVACVKPLDLDTLEASVRKTGRCVIVHEAPKSCAVGAEIAASLYERALLDLQAPIQRVTAPDIPPPLYRLEQLYIPGVEDILAACDTVLNYA; encoded by the coding sequence ATGAGTGAGCGCAAGCTGAGCCTGCTGGAGGCGGTCAACCTGGCCTTGCACCGGGCCATGGGCGAGGACGAGAACGTCGTGGTGCTCGGCGAGGATATCGGCGTCAACGGCGGGGTGTTTCGCGCCACCCTTGGCCTGCGCGAGGCCTTCGGCTTCAAACGGGTGATCGATACGCCGCTGGCCGAGACCATGATCGCCGGCCTTGCCGTCGGCATGGCCGCCCAGGGCCTGAAGCCGGTGATGGAAATCCAGTTCATGGGCTTCATCTACCCGGCCCTGGACCAACTGGTGTCCCACGCCAGCCGCCTGCGCAACCGCACCCGCGGCCGCCTCACCTGCCCGATGGTGCTGCGCACGCCGATGGGCGCCGGCATTCGCGCACCCGAGCACCACAGCGAGAGCACCGAGGCCATGTTCGCCCAGGTGCCGGGGCTGCGGGTGGTCATGCCGTCCTCGCCGGCGCGGGCCTACGGGCTGCTGCTGGCGGCGATCGACGACCCCGATCCGGTGATCTTCCTCGAACCGACCCGCCTGTACCGGATGAATCCCCAGGTGCTGGTCGACGACGGCAAGCGCCTGCCGCTCGATACCTGCTTCACCCTGCGCGAGGGCAGCGACCTGACCCTGGTCAGCTGGGGCGCCAGCGTTCACGAGACCCTGCAGGCCGCCGCCCGCCTGGCCGAGCAGGGCATCGCCGCCGAGGTGATCGACGTCGCCTGCGTCAAGCCGCTGGACCTCGACACCCTGGAGGCCTCGGTGCGCAAGACCGGGCGCTGCGTGATCGTCCACGAGGCGCCCAAGAGCTGCGCGGTCGGCGCCGAGATCGCCGCCAGCCTCTACGAGCGGGCCCTGCTCGACCTGCAGGCGCCGATCCAGCGGGTCACCGCGCCGGACATTCCGCCGCCGCTGTATCGCCTGGAGCAGCTCTATATCCCGGGCGTCGAGGACATCCTCGCGGCCTGCGACACCGTGCTGAACTACGCCTAG
- a CDS encoding SirB1 family protein: MSPRQSCLACLDREPPALFEAALWVAAEHDPTLQPEQVLGELHGLQQLVDVGLPSLPVRELAQPLLRRLSELDFHEDEASPPQPRAALLHQVLRRRRGQPLSLALIALELAQRLDIPLQGVNFPGHFLLRVPGADHLLDPCGGRRLYTRDCRELLLRQFGAQAELNASHLLACDAGSMLQRLSRNLRQLHQLNDDHLAALKDAERVLQLGPPSVADHLARADLYHLLDCPQAERFDLQRALLLCDEPGQRLQLGERLRRLNSTPALH; this comes from the coding sequence ATGAGCCCGCGCCAATCCTGCCTAGCCTGCCTTGACCGTGAACCGCCGGCCCTGTTCGAGGCGGCGTTGTGGGTCGCCGCCGAGCACGACCCGACGCTGCAGCCCGAGCAGGTGCTGGGCGAGCTGCACGGCCTGCAGCAGCTGGTCGATGTTGGTTTGCCCAGCCTGCCCGTTCGGGAGCTGGCGCAGCCGCTGCTGCGGCGCCTGAGCGAGCTGGACTTCCACGAGGACGAGGCCAGCCCACCGCAACCCCGCGCCGCCCTGCTGCACCAGGTGCTGCGGCGGCGCCGCGGCCAGCCCTTGTCCCTGGCGCTGATCGCCCTGGAGCTGGCGCAGCGCCTGGACATCCCGCTGCAGGGGGTGAACTTCCCCGGACACTTCCTGCTGCGCGTACCGGGGGCCGATCACCTGCTCGACCCCTGCGGTGGCCGGCGCCTGTACACCCGCGACTGCCGCGAGCTGCTGCTGCGCCAGTTCGGCGCCCAGGCCGAGCTCAACGCCAGCCACCTGCTCGCCTGCGATGCCGGCAGCATGCTGCAGCGCCTGTCGCGCAACCTGCGCCAGCTGCACCAGCTCAATGACGACCACCTGGCGGCCCTGAAGGATGCCGAGCGGGTGCTGCAACTGGGCCCTCCGAGCGTCGCCGACCACCTGGCTCGCGCCGATCTCTACCACCTGCTGGACTGCCCCCAGGCCGAGCGCTTCGACCTGCAGCGCGCCCTGCTGCTGTGCGACGAACCAGGCCAGCGCCTGCAGCTCGGCGAGCGCCTGCGCCGGCTGAACAGCACCCCGGCACTGCATTAG
- the gcvH gene encoding glycine cleavage system protein GcvH, with translation MSELRFTVDHEWLRQDADGLVTVGITAYAQEALGDVVFVQLPEAQGYAQGDEVAVLESVKAASNIAMPLDGEVVEVNADLEGSPELVNEDPLNKGWFFRFRPTDASAVAALLDQDAYQRLLKANDEA, from the coding sequence ATGAGCGAATTGCGTTTTACCGTCGATCACGAATGGCTGCGTCAGGATGCCGATGGCCTGGTCACTGTTGGCATTACCGCCTATGCCCAGGAAGCCCTGGGGGATGTGGTATTCGTGCAGCTGCCGGAAGCGCAGGGCTATGCCCAGGGCGATGAAGTGGCCGTGCTGGAGTCGGTCAAGGCCGCCAGCAACATCGCCATGCCCCTGGACGGTGAAGTGGTCGAAGTCAACGCCGACCTCGAAGGCAGCCCGGAGCTGGTCAACGAAGACCCGCTGAACAAGGGCTGGTTCTTCCGTTTCCGTCCCACCGATGCCAGCGCCGTCGCCGCCCTGCTCGACCAGGACGCCTACCAGCGCCTGCTCAAAGCCAACGACGAAGCCTGA